A genomic region of Pseudomonas abietaniphila contains the following coding sequences:
- the ppa gene encoding inorganic diphosphatase — protein MSYSKIPAGKDLPNDIYVAIEIPANHAPIKYEIDKESDCLFVDRFMATPMFYPANYGFIPNTLADDGDPLDVLVVTPYPVAPGSVIRARPVGVLNMTDDGGGDAKVIAVPHDKLSQLYVDVKEYTDLPPLLIQQIEHFFANYKDLEKGKWVKIEGWAGADAAREAITKSVAAYKG, from the coding sequence ATGAGCTACAGCAAGATTCCGGCCGGTAAAGACCTGCCGAATGACATCTACGTCGCAATCGAGATCCCGGCCAACCACGCGCCGATCAAGTACGAAATCGACAAAGAAAGCGACTGCCTGTTCGTTGACCGTTTCATGGCCACCCCGATGTTCTACCCGGCCAACTACGGTTTCATCCCGAACACTCTGGCGGACGACGGCGATCCCCTGGACGTGCTGGTTGTCACCCCGTACCCGGTCGCGCCAGGCTCGGTCATCCGTGCCCGTCCAGTCGGCGTGCTGAACATGACCGACGACGGCGGCGGCGACGCCAAAGTCATCGCCGTCCCACACGACAAGCTGTCCCAGCTGTACGTCGACGTGAAGGAATACACCGACCTGCCACCGCTGCTGATCCAGCAGATCGAGCACTTCTTTGCTAACTACAAAGACCTCGAAAAAGGCAAATGGGTGAAGATCGAAGGCTGGGCCGGCGCAGACGCTGCTCGCGAAGCCATCACCAAATCGGTCGCTGCCTACAAAGGCTGA
- a CDS encoding sugar phosphate isomerase/epimerase family protein produces the protein MKLAISNIAWDIVEDQAIAALLRRYGVDAIDVAPGKYFPDPVAATKRQIAEVRDAWADRGIDITGMQALLFGTQGLNVFGCAASQASMLQHLSEVCRIGAGLGATRLVFGSPKNRDRNGLSDREAQDIAVPFFRSLGDIAQDYALAFCLEPNPECYGANFMTDTPSTAQVVREVDHPNIFMQLDTGSLTINGEDPFAVLKENADLIGHVHASERDLLTLGDGDTAHADMAAAISRYLPDHVVSIEMLPNRVEPHLETVERALNVAIQHYRAEVTGQQP, from the coding sequence ATGAAGCTGGCCATCTCCAACATTGCCTGGGACATCGTCGAGGACCAGGCCATCGCCGCGTTGCTCAGGCGCTATGGGGTCGATGCCATCGATGTCGCGCCAGGCAAATACTTCCCCGACCCAGTGGCGGCAACCAAGCGCCAGATCGCGGAGGTGCGCGACGCGTGGGCGGACCGGGGCATCGACATCACCGGCATGCAAGCGTTGCTGTTCGGCACCCAAGGCTTGAACGTGTTCGGTTGCGCCGCCAGTCAGGCGTCGATGCTGCAACACTTGAGCGAGGTCTGTCGTATCGGTGCCGGACTGGGCGCCACCCGACTGGTGTTCGGCTCGCCAAAGAACCGAGACCGCAACGGCCTGAGCGATCGGGAAGCTCAGGACATCGCGGTGCCGTTCTTCCGTTCGCTCGGCGACATCGCCCAGGATTACGCACTGGCGTTTTGTCTGGAGCCGAACCCCGAGTGCTACGGCGCCAACTTCATGACCGATACCCCGTCAACGGCGCAAGTCGTGCGCGAGGTCGATCACCCGAACATTTTCATGCAGCTGGACACCGGTTCTCTGACGATCAATGGCGAAGATCCTTTCGCGGTGCTGAAAGAAAACGCTGACCTGATCGGCCATGTACACGCCAGCGAACGAGATCTTCTGACACTCGGCGACGGCGATACCGCACACGCCGACATGGCGGCCGCGATCAGCCGCTACCTGCCGGATCACGTCGTCAGCATCGAAATGCTGCCCAACCGGGTCGAACCGCATCTGGAGACCGTCGAGCGAGCATTGAATGTGGCCATCCAGCATTACCGTGCAGAAGTCACGGGGCAACAGCCATGA
- a CDS encoding glycosyltransferase family 2 protein: MTDTTFSPGRPTLTKLSRQIPYFETPLWLGRQHAYCVVIPVINEGERIVSLLARMAALSINQRADIIIVDGGSSDGSLAQDMLMVTGVRGLLVKTSPGKLSAQLRCAYAFALDQGYEGIVTIDGNDKDDPQAIPHFIEALQQGVDFVQASRFLTGGVAENTPKSRDIAIRFIHAPMLSMASGFDWTDTTQGFRAYSRKMLLDPRIALFRDVFMTYELLAYLSYRAPRLGFRCLELPTVRRYPQGNVPTKISGVKGNLAVLAVLVRACCGGYDPK, from the coding sequence ATGACTGACACAACCTTCTCTCCCGGACGACCGACACTGACCAAACTGTCCCGTCAGATCCCCTATTTCGAGACGCCCTTGTGGCTGGGGCGCCAGCATGCGTATTGCGTGGTCATCCCGGTGATCAACGAAGGCGAACGCATCGTCAGTCTGCTGGCGCGCATGGCCGCGCTGTCGATCAATCAACGGGCGGACATCATCATCGTCGACGGCGGCAGTTCCGATGGCTCACTCGCCCAGGACATGCTGATGGTGACCGGGGTTCGTGGCCTGCTGGTGAAAACCTCGCCGGGTAAACTCAGCGCTCAACTGCGGTGCGCCTATGCCTTCGCCCTTGATCAGGGCTACGAGGGCATTGTCACCATCGACGGCAACGACAAGGATGATCCGCAGGCAATTCCGCATTTCATCGAGGCGCTGCAACAGGGCGTGGATTTTGTTCAGGCGTCGCGTTTTCTCACGGGCGGCGTGGCGGAAAACACACCGAAATCCCGCGACATCGCGATCCGCTTCATACACGCGCCGATGCTCAGTATGGCCTCGGGTTTCGACTGGACCGACACCACGCAAGGCTTTCGCGCCTACAGCCGCAAGATGCTGCTCGACCCGCGCATCGCTCTCTTTCGCGATGTGTTCATGACCTATGAACTGCTGGCGTACCTTTCGTACAGGGCGCCGAGGCTGGGGTTTCGCTGCCTCGAACTGCCGACGGTCAGGCGGTATCCACAGGGCAACGTGCCGACCAAGATCAGCGGCGTGAAAGGCAATCTGGCGGTGTTGGCGGTGTTGGTGCGAGCGTGCTGCGGCGGGTATGACCCGAAGTGA
- a CDS encoding LexA family transcriptional regulator, producing the protein MNTSGDRLRVLLRECHLSATDFAANRKVTPQHVNNWFKRGIPMARIEEIAELLSVNGRWLRTGEGPKHPGEERGKRGLGGLAKLRTERGGREELDIPLYTELPTQNPGQTTVSETPNHRVKLSRRILEAMDVELQNAICVAMFGNSMADKIQDGSLIGVDRGRTHVIDGEIYALEHDGMLRVKYLYRLPGGGLRLRSHNAAEYPDEIFSAEQIQQQNIHVLGWIFWWSTLNNRRHPATMP; encoded by the coding sequence ATGAATACATCAGGTGATCGACTACGCGTCCTTCTGCGGGAGTGCCATCTCTCCGCCACAGACTTCGCCGCCAACCGAAAGGTGACGCCGCAACACGTGAACAACTGGTTCAAACGCGGCATCCCCATGGCACGCATCGAAGAAATCGCCGAACTGCTCAGCGTCAACGGGCGCTGGCTGCGCACGGGCGAGGGCCCCAAACACCCGGGCGAAGAGCGCGGCAAACGCGGCTTGGGCGGCCTTGCGAAACTGCGCACGGAGCGCGGCGGCCGCGAAGAACTGGACATCCCGCTGTACACCGAACTGCCCACCCAGAACCCCGGCCAGACCACCGTCAGCGAAACGCCCAACCACCGCGTCAAACTCTCACGACGCATACTCGAAGCCATGGACGTCGAACTGCAAAACGCCATCTGCGTCGCCATGTTCGGCAACAGCATGGCCGACAAGATTCAGGACGGCTCCCTCATCGGCGTCGACCGAGGCCGCACCCACGTCATCGACGGCGAAATCTACGCCCTCGAACATGACGGCATGCTGCGCGTGAAATACCTCTACCGCCTCCCCGGCGGCGGCCTGCGCCTGCGCAGCCACAACGCCGCCGAATACCCCGACGAAATCTTCAGCGCCGAACAGATCCAGCAACAGAACATCCACGTCCTCGGCTGGATCTTCTGGTGGTCCACCCTCAACAACCGCCGCCACCCCGCGACAATGCCTTGA
- a CDS encoding glycosyltransferase, which produces MAFFPCFLSVVFVVRNQADGLEGMLCEATEVIASMVSDYELIIVDNASSDDSVAQLKRLTAEDGVANLQVYALTKEVDLDTASWVGLENALGDYAVVLDPLADDIAFLPNMLEHAARGADVVFVCNTEHTPQPLLYRFAFKLFHRAYRWCNGIHLVKDAPQFRLLTKKVINFILQHPKPTMIYRHLPATGGFARTCLTYSAPPKAQPRKHLGESVDRGIRMLVSSTRAPMRLVTALSLFGAVMNLLYCAYVVGIALFKTDVAAGWISLSLQESGMFFLISLVLLVLGEYILNMGSFSGDGPLYYIGQEFTSCRMTRLEKLNVEDAAPVISMARAWGGERAS; this is translated from the coding sequence ATGGCCTTTTTTCCCTGTTTTCTGTCGGTGGTGTTTGTCGTTCGTAATCAGGCCGATGGGCTTGAGGGGATGTTGTGCGAGGCGACGGAGGTGATTGCGTCGATGGTGTCGGACTATGAGTTGATCATTGTCGACAACGCGTCGAGCGATGACAGCGTGGCGCAGTTGAAGCGGCTGACGGCTGAGGATGGGGTGGCGAATCTTCAGGTGTATGCGCTGACCAAGGAGGTCGATCTGGACACGGCGTCGTGGGTCGGTCTGGAGAATGCGCTGGGCGATTATGCGGTGGTGCTGGACCCGCTGGCGGACGACATTGCGTTTTTGCCGAACATGCTGGAGCACGCGGCGCGGGGCGCGGATGTGGTGTTTGTCTGCAACACCGAACACACGCCGCAGCCTTTGTTGTATCGCTTTGCCTTCAAGCTGTTTCACCGGGCGTATCGCTGGTGCAACGGGATTCACCTGGTCAAGGACGCGCCGCAGTTTCGGTTGCTGACCAAGAAGGTGATCAATTTCATTCTGCAGCACCCTAAACCCACGATGATTTATCGGCATTTGCCGGCCACGGGCGGTTTTGCGCGCACGTGCCTGACGTATTCGGCGCCACCCAAGGCGCAACCGCGCAAGCACCTCGGGGAAAGTGTCGACCGGGGCATTCGGATGCTGGTGTCGAGCACGCGCGCGCCGATGCGGCTGGTGACGGCGCTGTCGTTGTTTGGCGCAGTCATGAACCTGCTGTATTGCGCGTATGTGGTCGGCATCGCGCTGTTCAAGACCGATGTGGCAGCGGGCTGGATCAGTCTGTCGTTGCAGGAGTCGGGGATGTTTTTCCTGATTTCGCTGGTGCTGCTAGTGCTCGGTGAATACATCCTGAACATGGGAAGTTTTTCCGGCGACGGGCCGCTGTATTACATCGGGCAAGAGTTCACGAGTTGCCGGATGACCCGGCTTGAAAAGCTCAACGTCGAGGACGCTGCGCCAGTGATCAGCATGGCGAGAGCCTGGGGCGGAGAGCGCGCATCTTGA
- a CDS encoding multidrug transporter, producing MKWAILILGILSNASASVLVKMAMMPPRRFPSLSAPLEALSNWPFWVGLGLYGTAFLLYAAALARLPLNIAHPVLTAGAVAAVACSSILIFRETFYWTTAAGILLVIAGVALITARVA from the coding sequence ATGAAATGGGCGATTCTGATTTTGGGGATTCTCTCCAACGCCTCTGCCAGTGTGCTGGTGAAGATGGCAATGATGCCGCCCCGTCGGTTTCCTTCGCTTAGCGCGCCGCTTGAAGCCCTGAGCAACTGGCCGTTCTGGGTCGGCCTTGGCCTGTACGGCACTGCGTTTCTGCTTTATGCCGCCGCCCTCGCCCGCTTGCCGCTGAACATCGCGCACCCGGTGCTGACCGCCGGTGCCGTGGCCGCCGTGGCCTGTTCTTCGATCCTGATTTTTCGTGAAACCTTCTACTGGACGACAGCGGCCGGCATCCTGCTGGTTATCGCGGGCGTCGCCCTGATCACTGCGCGGGTGGCCTGA
- a CDS encoding zinc-dependent peptidase, translating to MWSLGGWLKRRTLARNPVDPELWDRVRQRLPILDGISAEEDRYLLDSCVLFLQAKHLTALEGVNLDDESRLFLAAQAQLPLLALGDLDWYQGFHEIVLYGDDFISPQKHRDANGIEHEWDGEHSGEAWSQGPVILAWPGVLSSGGWEAYNLVIHELAHKLDMLNGDANGHPPLHNDMRIRDWTEAMQTAYDDMNRQLDADPDAETALDPYAAENPAEFFAVTSEYFFSAPDLLVDAYPAVYQQLKAFYRQDPLARLTALQAENPVYQAQHDA from the coding sequence ATGTGGTCGCTGGGCGGCTGGCTCAAGCGCCGCACGCTGGCGCGCAACCCCGTTGATCCCGAGCTCTGGGATCGGGTGCGCCAGCGTTTGCCGATCCTCGATGGCATCAGCGCCGAAGAGGATCGCTACCTGCTCGACAGCTGCGTGCTGTTCCTGCAGGCCAAACACCTCACGGCGCTGGAAGGCGTCAATCTGGATGACGAGTCACGGCTGTTCCTCGCCGCGCAGGCGCAACTGCCTTTGTTGGCGCTGGGCGACCTGGACTGGTATCAGGGGTTTCACGAGATCGTCCTCTATGGCGACGACTTCATCAGCCCGCAGAAGCACCGCGACGCCAACGGCATCGAACACGAGTGGGACGGTGAACACAGCGGCGAAGCCTGGTCGCAAGGCCCGGTGATCCTCGCCTGGCCGGGCGTGCTGTCGAGCGGCGGCTGGGAAGCCTATAACCTCGTTATCCATGAGCTGGCACACAAGCTCGACATGCTCAACGGCGACGCCAACGGCCACCCGCCGCTGCACAACGACATGCGCATCCGCGACTGGACCGAGGCGATGCAAACGGCCTACGACGACATGAACCGTCAGCTGGACGCCGACCCCGACGCCGAAACCGCCCTTGATCCCTACGCCGCCGAAAACCCTGCGGAGTTTTTCGCCGTCACCAGCGAATACTTCTTCAGCGCCCCGGATTTATTGGTCGACGCCTATCCAGCGGTGTATCAGCAGCTCAAGGCGTTCTATCGGCAGGATCCTTTGGCGCGCTTGACGGCACTTCAAGCGGAAAACCCGGTCTATCAGGCTCAACACGACGCCTGA
- a CDS encoding pyridine nucleotide transhydrogenase encodes MSNGLIGFTGFVGSTLMRQARFDALFRSTTIHEIEGRTFDTLVCAGASAQKWIANREPEADRKRIENLIDHLRTVRCKTFVLISTVDVFHTPIGVDEDSLVDEVGLHAYGMNRRLLECFVEDFFPRHLIVRLPGLVGPGLRKNVIYDFLNENNLTAIDSRGLFQFYPMVNLACDIQIALNAGLKLVHLCAEPITVAEVAEQGFGVPFDNVRGVMAARYSMQTCHAALYGARGRYQYSARETLQAVRAYAQSEPRSMGVKA; translated from the coding sequence ATGAGCAACGGTCTGATCGGCTTCACCGGTTTTGTCGGCTCGACCCTGATGCGTCAGGCGCGATTCGACGCGCTCTTTCGCTCGACCACTATCCACGAGATCGAGGGGCGCACGTTTGACACGCTGGTCTGCGCGGGGGCTTCGGCGCAGAAGTGGATCGCCAATCGCGAGCCCGAGGCCGACCGCAAACGCATCGAGAACCTCATCGATCATCTGCGCACCGTGCGCTGCAAGACCTTCGTTCTGATCAGCACCGTGGACGTGTTCCATACCCCTATCGGTGTGGATGAAGACTCGCTCGTGGATGAGGTCGGCCTGCATGCCTACGGCATGAATCGGCGCCTGCTGGAGTGTTTCGTCGAGGACTTTTTTCCACGTCATCTGATCGTGCGTCTGCCAGGGCTGGTCGGTCCGGGACTGCGCAAAAACGTGATTTACGATTTCCTCAACGAGAACAATCTGACGGCCATCGACAGCCGCGGCCTCTTCCAGTTTTACCCGATGGTCAACCTCGCGTGCGACATCCAGATCGCCCTCAATGCAGGCCTGAAGCTGGTTCACCTGTGCGCCGAGCCGATTACGGTCGCCGAGGTCGCAGAGCAAGGGTTCGGCGTTCCGTTCGACAACGTGCGCGGGGTCATGGCCGCGCGGTATTCGATGCAGACCTGTCATGCGGCGCTGTACGGTGCCCGGGGCCGTTATCAGTACAGCGCCCGGGAAACGTTGCAGGCGGTGCGCGCATATGCGCAATCGGAACCGCGCTCGATGGGAGTGAAAGCATGA
- a CDS encoding NAD(P)/FAD-dependent oxidoreductase, producing MISDPAPCHEAIIIGGGFYGSAIAIHLARQRGFKRIVLLEREGGLLRRASYNNQARVHNGYHYPRSFTTAYRSRVNLPRFVADWPQAVKRDFTKLYAIARHNSKVTARQFERFCRDIGAQIRRADSAAHALFEPRLIEEVFQVQEYAFDATQLARWAVQELEACGVQVRLLTRATEIYQGADHTLQVVTDSEGGLQRLSCRYLFNCTYSGSNHFNGDFPGLDTDLRHEITEMALMQMPPALEGLGVTVMDGPFFSMMPFPSRDLHTLSHVRFTPHVQWDDDKSINPYDKLARHERSSRVERMVRDVGRYIPAILDSRHRDSLYEVKTVLAKNDRNDGRPILFEKHASLPGCYSVLGGKIDNIYDVLEKLDNEVF from the coding sequence TTGATAAGCGATCCAGCGCCTTGCCATGAGGCGATCATCATTGGCGGCGGCTTCTACGGATCGGCGATTGCGATCCATCTGGCCCGACAACGCGGTTTCAAGCGCATCGTTCTGTTGGAGCGCGAAGGCGGCTTGCTCAGGCGCGCGTCCTACAACAATCAGGCGCGCGTGCATAACGGCTATCACTACCCGCGCAGCTTCACCACGGCCTATCGCAGCCGGGTCAACCTGCCGCGTTTCGTGGCCGACTGGCCCCAGGCGGTGAAGCGCGATTTCACCAAGCTGTACGCGATTGCGCGGCACAACTCGAAGGTCACTGCGCGGCAGTTCGAACGGTTTTGCCGCGATATCGGTGCGCAGATCCGGCGAGCGGATTCAGCCGCCCATGCGCTGTTCGAGCCGCGCTTGATAGAAGAGGTGTTTCAGGTTCAGGAGTACGCGTTCGACGCCACGCAACTGGCGCGGTGGGCCGTGCAGGAGCTTGAAGCATGCGGCGTGCAGGTGCGGTTGCTCACCCGCGCGACGGAGATCTATCAGGGCGCAGACCATACGCTGCAGGTGGTGACCGACAGCGAAGGCGGCCTTCAACGCCTGAGCTGCCGCTATCTGTTCAATTGCACGTACAGCGGCAGCAATCACTTCAACGGAGACTTTCCGGGGCTGGACACGGACCTGCGCCACGAGATCACCGAAATGGCGCTGATGCAGATGCCGCCTGCCCTCGAAGGCCTTGGCGTGACCGTCATGGACGGGCCGTTCTTTTCGATGATGCCGTTTCCGTCCCGCGACCTGCACACCTTGTCCCACGTGCGTTTTACCCCGCATGTGCAGTGGGACGACGACAAGTCGATCAACCCTTACGACAAGCTCGCCCGGCACGAGCGCTCCAGTCGTGTCGAGCGAATGGTACGGGATGTCGGTCGTTATATTCCGGCGATCCTCGACTCGCGGCACAGGGACTCGCTGTACGAAGTCAAGACTGTGCTGGCGAAAAACGATCGCAACGACGGCAGGCCGATTCTGTTCGAGAAACACGCCAGCTTACCGGGCTGTTACTCGGTGCTCGGCGGCAAGATCGACAACATCTACGACGTGCTGGAGAAACTGGACAATGAAGTCTTTTGA